The following are encoded in a window of Arachis duranensis cultivar V14167 unplaced genomic scaffold, aradu.V14167.gnm2.J7QH unplaced_Scaffold_165934, whole genome shotgun sequence genomic DNA:
- the LOC127743984 gene encoding protein FD-like has protein sequence MSPSSESSSSSRSSFSSSSTSNKSSSSMSMEHTLMQTHHTHPLPPPPPPPVVTTLSLSFSGVPLTNVQPHLQNQQPHLQNQQICANNNELLPRFDSLSSLLRRKRICENISKRMMKNRESAARSRARKQAYTHELQQKVKELIAENNRLRRQNQQQIVEMGSKKDPNEKKGKNKLRRSGSI, from the exons atgtcTCCATCGTCAGAGTCTTCAAGTTCCTCTCGTTCTTCGTTCTCATCATCTTCGACTTCAAACAAAAGCAGCAGCAGTATGTCCATGGAACATACGTTGATGCAAACTCaccatactcatcctcttcctcCACCTCCTCCGCCTCCAGTTGTCACTACTCTCAGCTTGAGTTTTTCTGGTGTTCCACTCACTAACGTGCAGCCTCATCTGCAAAACCAGCAACCTCATCTGCAAAACCAGCAAATCTGTGCTAACAACAACGAACTTCTTCCCCGTTTTGATTCTTTGTCCTCTCTTCTTCGGAGAAAGAGGATCTGTGAAAACATATCAAAACGCATGATGAAGAATCGTGAATCTGCTGCTAGATCAAGAGCTAGGAAACAG GCTTATACACATGAGCTGCAACAAAAAGTTAAAGAGTTAATAGCAGAGAACAATAGACTCAGAAGACAGAATCAACAACaa ATAGTTGAAATGGGTTCCAAGAAGGATCCAAATGAGAAAAAGGGCAAAAATAAGCTTCGCAGAAGTGGTAGTATTTAG
- the LOC127743964 gene encoding SKP1-like protein 1B: MASTKKITLKSSDGEAFEVDEAVALESQTIKHMIEDDCADSGIPLPNVTSKILAKVIEYCKKHVDAAASEEKPSEEDLKMWDAEFVKVDQATLFDLILAANYLNIKSLLDLTCQTVADMIKGKTPEEIRKTFNIKNDFTPEEEEEVRRENQWAFE, from the exons ATGGCGTCAACGAAGAAGATCACTTTGAAAAGTTCCGATGGCGAGGCGTTTGAGGTTGACGAGGCAGTGGCTCTCGAATCGCAGACGATCAAGCACATGATCGAAGACGATTGCGCTGACAGTGGAATTCCTCTTCCAAACGTCACCAGCAAGATCCTTGCGAAGGTGATTGAGTATTGCAAGAAGCACGTCGATGCTGCTGCTTCCGAGGAGAAGCCATCCGAGGAGGATCTCAAGATGTGGGATGCTGAATTCGTTAAGGTCGATCAGGCCACGCTCTTCGATCTTATTCTG GCTGCAAACTACTTGAACATCAAGAGCCTCTTGGACCTTACTTGCCAGACAGTGGCAGACATGATCAAGGGCAAGACTCCGGAGGAGATTCGCAAGACGTTCAATATCAAGAATGACTTCACGccggaggaggaggaggaggtccGCCGCGAAAACCAGTGGGCATTTGAATGA